ACGTATTTTCCTGAAACAAATCGCGTCCCCCCCGGGACTGTGCATCGCATCGCCAAAGGCAACGGCCCCCGCGCCGCGCCGAGGCCGCACTGTTGTGAACGCACAGGGTTAAAGTCAATTTAAGACGCCGGAATGACGGCCAAGCTTGCGGCCAGACGTGCAGCAGGCCGGACAGGCGATGGGAAAGCGGGGCGAAGTTTGCGCCGCCTGGCCAAAGTCCCTTGCCCTGCCCGCCTTGATGCCCGACATACCGGCCATGGCCTCCTTCGCCCGATCGCCCGTCACCGCCGTGCTTGGGCCCACCAATACCGGCAAGACGCATCTGGCCGTGGAACGCATGTGCGGCCATTCGAGCGGCATGATGGGCTTTCCGCTGCGCCTGCTGGCGCGCGAGGTCTATGACCGGGTGGTGGGCATCAAGGGCGCGGACCAGGTGGCGCTCATCACCGGCGAGGAAAAGATCGTGCCGCCGGGCGCGCGCTATTTCCTCTGCACGGCGGAATCCATGCCGATCGGCGCCGGCCGGCAGGCCCGAGGCGCCAACGAAGGACTGGGCGACTATGCCTTCGTCGCGCTGGACGAAGCGCAACTGGGCGCGGACCCGGAGCGGGGGCATGTCTTCACCGACCGGCTGCTGCGGGCGCGCGGGCGGGAGGAGACGATGATCCTGGGCTCCGCCAGCATCGCTCGCGTGGTGAAGGCGCTGGTGCCCGATGTGGAGATCATCGGGCGGCCCCGCTTTTCGACGCTTTCCTATGCCGGGGCGAAGAAACTGTCCCGCCTGCCCAAGCGGTCCGCCATCGTCGCCTTTTCCGCCGAGGAGGTCTATGCCGTGGCGGAGATGCTGCGGCGCTTCCGCGGCGGGGCGGCGGTGGTGATGGGCGCGCTGTCGCCGCGCACCCGCAACGCGCAGGTGCAGATGTTCCTGAATGGCGAGGTGGACTATCTGGTCGCGACCGACGCCATCGGCATGGGATTGAATCTGGACGTGGCGCATGTCGCCTTCGCGTCGCTGCGCAAGTTCGACGGGCGGCGGACGCGGCGGCTGACCATCAGCGAGATGGCGCAGATCGCGGGGCGCGCGGGGCGGCATCACAAGGACGGGACGTTCGGCAGCCTTGGCAGCGAGGATGGCGCCGCCGCCTTCACGCCGGAGGAGATCGAGGCGATCGAGGCGCATCGTTTCCCGCCGGTGGAACAGCTTTTCTGGCGCGACGGGACGCCCCGGCTGGACAGTCTGGACATGCTGATCGCCGATCTGGAGGAGCGGCCCGACCGCCCCGAACTGCGCGCCGCGCCCGAGGCGGTCGATCTGGCGGTGCTGAAGCGGCTGGCCGACGACCCCCTGGTTATCGAAAGAGCCAAGGGCAAGCGGGCGGTGGCGCGGCTATGGGACGCCTGCGGCCTGCCCGATTTCCAGAAGCTGGGCGCGGAACATCATGCGCGGACGGTGAGCCGGCTGTGGCGGTTCCTGTCGGAGGGGCAAGGGCATATCCCTCGCGACTGGTTCGCGCAGCAGGTGGCGCGACTCGATTCGGTGCAGGGCGACATCGACACCCTGTCCGGGCGGATCGCGGCGGCGCGCACCTGGTCCTATATCGCGCACCGGCCCGACTGGCTGGCCCATCCCGCCGAAATGGCGGAGCGGACGCGGGCGCTGGAGGAAAAGCTGTCGGATGCGCTCCACGCCGCGTTGACGCAGCGTTTCGTGGACCGGCGGACCGCCGTGCTGCTGCGCGACATCGGGCAGAATGTGGACAGCCTGCCCGTCGAGGTGGAGCCGGACGGGACAGTCTGCGTCGACGGCGAGACGATCGGGCGTCTTGACGGATTTCGTTTCTCGGTCGATCCCGCTACGCGTCATCAGGACAGGAAGATGCTGCTGGCGGCCGCCGAGCGCCGCCTTGGGAGGATATTGCGAGTGAAGGCTGAGGAATTGCTGGGCGCGGCGGATGCGGATTTCGCGCTCATGGATGCGGCGGGCGGGATGCCCGGCATCGGTTGGCAGGGCCATCCGGTCGCGGCGCTGCTCGCCGGGCCGAACCTGCTGAGCCCCGAAATCCGGCTGGATCGCGCGCTTCTGGCGCTGGGGCAGGATGTGCAGAAGCAGGTTTCCGCGCGCCTTTCGGCATGGTTCGACGCGCAGAAGGAAAAGCATCTGCTGCCGCTGGTGAAGATGGTGGCGAGCGCGTCGGATGCGGAAGTCCCCGCCGTGGTGCGCGCCGTGTTCGCGCAACTGGCCGATGCGGGCGGCGTGATCGCGCGGACGGAACTCGATTCGGCGCTGGGACATCTGGACAAGGAGCAGCGGCATCTGCTGCGCCGGGCGGGCATCGATATCGGGGTGCTCGACATCTATCATCCGGGGCTGTTGAAACCGGGCGCGGCGCGCTGGCGCTCGGCCCTGTTGGCGGCGCGGCTGGGCAAGCCCTGCTTGCCCCTGCCGCAGCCGGGGTTGACGCTGATCCCGGCGGGCGAGCGGGCGGAGCAGATGGGCGCGCGGATCGCGGGATTCCGGGGCTTTGGCGAGCAGATGCTGCGGATCGACATGGCCGAGCGCATGGCTCGCGCCGCGCATGAAGCCATCGCCAAGGGCGAAGCCTTCACCGCGCTCAGCCCGCAGATCGTGTCGCTGGGGCTGTCCGAAGCGTCGTTCCTGCAACTGATGAAGCTGGCGGGTTTCCGCCCGGTGGAAGCGCCCGAGGAAGGCCAGCCGAACTGGGCGTTCCGGGGGCGGCAGAAGGCGCGGCCGCAGCAGCAGCGTCCCGCCCGCGAAGGCGACAAGCGCGGCGAGCGCGACAAGGGCAGGAGCGAGGGAGGCAGGCGTGAGGGGGGCAGGCGCGACGCGCCACAGCGGCGCGATTCCGTCGCGGCGAGCGCGGGGCACAAGCCTGCCGCCGCCAATGCCTTTGCCGGTCTGGCCGAACTGCTGGGGCGCAATGGCTGAGGCCGTAAACGGCCTTTCGCACGGCCCTGCCCTGCGGATCGACAAATTCCTGTGGTTCACGCGCCTCGCCAAGAGCCGGTCTGTCGCGCAGAAAATGGCGGAGGACGGCCATATCCGCGTCAATGGGCGCCGGATCGAGCGGTCCCATGCGCCAGTGCGGGCAGGCGACCTGGTCACCTTTCCCCACCCCGCCGGGGTGCGCGTGGTGCGCGTGGTGCAGCTTCCCGGACGGCGCGGCCCCGCGCCCGAGGCGCAGTCCTGCTATGAGGAACTGAAGCTGGGGCATTGAAGGGACAATAATATCCTCATTGACCTTCGCCAGCGCCGCGCATAGCAGGGGCGCGATTTCCGCCACTCAAGAGTGCCTGACAATGACCTATGTCGTGACCGACAACTGCATCCGCTGCAAATATATGGATTGCGTCGAGGTCTGTCCCGTGGACTGTTTCTACGAGGGCGAGAACATGCTGGTCATCAATCCCAGCGAATGCATCGACTGCGGCGTGTGCGAACCGGAATGCCCGGCCGAAGCGATCCTGCCCGATACCGAAAGCGGCCTTGAAAGCTGGCTGGAGCTGAACGCCAAATATTCCGCCGAATGGCCGAACATCACGGTGAAGGGCGACGCGCCCGCCGATGCCGACGAAATGAGCGGGGTCGAGAACAAGCTGGAGAAGTTCTTCTCCCCCAATCCCGGCGCCGGCGACTGACGCCCCGCCGTTTTTCAGGACATGGCCACCGGATATTGTGTCCGGGGGTGGCAATTTTGTTACGAATCTGCTAAATAGGCTCGTGACGGCGGGCTTGGTCGCGCCCGCTCAGGAGAAATAGTCTCATGTCCTAATGGCGGCGCCGCGGTCTTCCCGGCATGTTTTGACTCGCATGTGCTTCGCGGTGACCCGTCTCCCCCGTTGATTGGAAAGGTTTCAAATGGCTGCCAAGGCGCTGTCCTTTGACGTCGGTGATTATGTCGTCTACCCCAAGCATGGCGTGGGCCGTGTGGTCGAACTGCAAAAAGAGCAGATCGCCGGCATGGACCTGGAGTTGTACGTGCTTCGTTTCGAAAAGGAGCGCATGACGCTCCGCGTGCCCACCAACAAGGCCGAAGGCGTGGGAATGCGCAAGCTGTCCTCCAACAAGACGCTGGAGGAAGCGATGGAAACCCTGAAGGGCAAGCCCAAGGTGAAGCGCACCATGTGGTCGCGCCGCGCGCAGGAATATGAAGCGAAGATCAATTCGGGCGACCTGGTGTCGATTGCCGAAGTGACCCGCGACCTGTTCCGCGCCGACGACCAGCCCGAGCAGAGCTATTCGGAGCGCCAGATCTTCGAAGCGGCCTCCAGCCGCCTCGCCCGCGAACTGGCCGCGATGGAAGAGACGGACGAGCCGAGCGCGCTGACCAAGATCCTGCGCATCCTCAACGAAGCCGCGCCCAAGCACGTCAAGGTCGAAGGCTGAAGAATTTCACGGCCGAGCCGTCAACGGCAGGCCGGACAGGGAAAAGGGCGTCCTTCGGGGCGCCCTTTTTTGTGCGGCATGGTCGGATAGGGATCGGATGAGCGGCGCTTTCCGCCGACTTCACTGCTCCTTCGGGCGCGCGGCATCGGTGGCGGCGCTGCCGACGTCGCTTGCCGCCTGCCCCACCTGCCGGGCGGCGTCCTCGACGGCGTTGTTCTTTCGGGATTCGCTCCCGATCAGGAACATGGCGGCGATCGCGATCACGACGACCAGCAGCAACAGGGCGAGCAGCGTCGGGCCGCCGCCCCGCTTTTCCACGACGGTCACCCGCGCCGGTTCTTCCTGTCTATCCGCCATCGCGCACCCTCCTTGCCTGTTCGGGCAGATCAATGCGCGGGGGAGCGGTGAGGTTCCCCGTCAGAAGTCGAGTTCGGCGCGCCAGCCCAATATGTTGACGCCATAGTTCGACCGGCTCCCCGCCAGGATCGCGGCGTCGGTATAGTCGATATGCGCATAGTTGATGTTGAAGCGCAGATATTCGATCGGGGTCCAGACCAGCGCCGCGATATAGGCCTTTTGCGTGCCGCCCACGATGTCGCGGTCGTTCATGTCCAGATGATCGTAGCGCAGCGCGACCTGCCACGCGCCCAGCCCGCCACTGCCGTTGCCGACCGGATTGGCGGGCTTCACGCCGCCGAAAATGCCGTTCTTGTAGCCGCGCGTTTCGCCGGTCAGGACATAGCCCACCTCGCCATAGCCGCCGAAGAAGGTCGGATCGGCCAGCCCCGGCCGCCGGACGCGCAGCCAGTGCCCCTCGCCCGCCCACCAGAGCGGCCCGCGGCTTCCCGCCAGTTCGAGGCCGTAATGATTCTCGCCGGTGGCGGCGATGTCGCCGCTGTTCAGGAAATAGCTGTTGACCGTATGGAGGAACGGGCGCTGGCGGTATTTGACCGGATTTTCGGACAGCCGCTGAAGATCGCGCCAATGGCCAGACACGCCGAAATGCAACTGGGTCTTGCCGAATTTGGGGGCAAGCACGATGCGTCCGTCGAAACCGTAGCTGTTGTTTTCGTCCCCGCCATTGGGGCCGTCATTGGCGTTGACCAGAGAATCGATGCTGTCGGAGAAGATCCCCGCCTGCGCCAGAACGATGCCGGACTTATATTGCACCGCAAGGCCCAGGCGCCGTTCGAAGCCGAAGGCGTCGGTGAAGGCGGCACGCTCCATCACCGATCCGCTGGTGTCGCCGATCAGTTCGTCGAGCGACTGGAACTGGTTCTGATTGCCCAGCGTGACCAGCCATTTGCCGCGCTCATAGCTGATATAGGTATCGACGGCATCGATCTTGTTGTCGGAAAGCTCGACCTCCAGCTTGTAGCCGAAACCGCCGCCAAGCTGCCCTTCCCCGCCCAGGCGCAGGCGGCGCAGTTCGTTGGAATAGCCCTTCGCCCGGTCATCGACGCTGCCCGGCGCCTTGAGCAGGCCGGCGTCATACTGGATGCGGCCCTTCGCCTTGAAGCTGGCGCCGCCCTTGCTGAAGACGGGGCTGCCTTTCCAGCTGATGGCCGTGCCGGAATCGGACTGGGAAGGCGCAGCCTGCGCCATTTGCGCGGGAGACTGGCTTGCGGAGGCGGGGGCGGCCTGCCCCTGCCCCTGCCCCTGCGCCGCCGTGGCCGCTACGCCGTCGAGACGCGATTCCAGTTGCTGCACCTGCGCCTTGAGAGCGGCGATCTGCGCCCGCAGTTCGGCGGCTTCCGACGTGCTGATGGCCTGCGCCGCCGCCGGCCATGGCGCGGCGGCCAGCGCCAGAGCCGTGCCGATCCGAAGTGAAATCTTGCCGTTCATCTCAGTCCCTCTGTAGAGTGTCGATGCGGATATGAAGTTTCTGTTTCATTTCCATGCACAATATGTGTCACTTCCATGACAGTCGCGGCAGCCGGGCTTTTGCGTCTCTCCGCACCATCATGGTTGCGCGGGCGCGCGTGGCGGCTAGAGTTTCGTCTGCCCATGTCGTTCATGCCCCGCCTCTTCCCACCCGCCGCCCGGATCGCGCCTCTGGCCGGCATCCTGTCCGCCGCCGCCCTCCTCGCCGGTTGTTCTGACCAGAGCAGCGGGCCGGTGACGGTCAGCGTAGTCGGCGTTCGAGACGATTTGGCGAAACCGCTGGAACAATTGCCCGGTCCGGCCGCGAAGCTGATGCTGGAGGCGACCGCGCAGGGGCTGGTGGCGTTCGACGCGGGAGGAGAGATTCTGCCCGCCCTGGCCCAGCGGTGGATCGTGCAGGACGACGGAAAAAGCTATATCTTCCGCCTGCGCCGCGCCTTCTGGCCCGATGGCGAGCGGGTGATGGCGAAGGAGGTCGCGCGGCTTCTGTCGGCCCGCATCGACAGCTTGCGGCGGATGGACAGGAACGGCCCGCTGGACGCGGTGGAGGCCGTCGTGCCGATGACCGGCGAGGTCGTGGAGATCCGCCTGGCCGCGCCCCGGCCCTTCGTCCTGCAAATGCTGGCCCAGCCGCAAATGGCGATCCTGTCGAGCGCGGGCGGCACCGGCCCCTATCGCAGCGGGAAATGGGGCAAGGCGTTGCTGCTGAAGCCGGTGGACAAGACGGAGGATGCCGACGAAGCCGAAGTCGCCGTCCCCCCATGGCAGAACCGGATCTTGCGGGCCGAACGGGCGGCGCTCGCCATCGTGCGTTTCCGCGCGGGGCTGGCGGATCTGATGCTGGGCGGGCGCTATGCCGACCTGCCGCTGCTGGTGCCTTCGGGGGTGGATCGGGATGCGGTGCGGGTCGATCCGGTGCAGGGGCTGCTGGGCCTGGCCATCACCGGCGATGGCGCCCTGCTGGACGACGGCGGCGTTCGGCGCGCCATCAACATGAGCATAGACCGCAGCCAGCTGCCGACGATGTTCCCCCTGGCCGGATGGTCGACGAGCGAGCAATTGCTGCCCGGCCAGTTCGAATTGCCCGCCCCGGCCGCGCCGCCCGAATGGTCCGCGCTGACGATCGGGGAACGGCGGACGCAGGGGCGCGCGGCGGTGGACCGCTGGCGCGCGGCGCATGGCGACCCTCCCATGCTCCGCGTCGCGCTGCCCGATGGCTCGGGATCGACGATGCTGTTCGCTCTGGTGGCGCAGGGATTGCGCGCCATCGGGCTTTCGGCGGAAAGAGTTTCGGTGCAGCAGGATGCGGACCTGCGCCTGATCGACGAGGTGGCGGCCTATGACAGCGCGCTCTGGTATCTGGGGCGCGTCGGCTGTGCGCGGGGCGTGCATTGCAACAGGGAGGCCGAGGCCATGCTGCAATCGGCCAGCCTCGCTACCACGGCGGAGGAGCGCGCCGACCGGATCGCGCAGGCCGTGGCGCTGACGCAGGCGCATGACGGCTATGTCCCGCTGGGCGCGCCCTTGCGCTGGTCGCTGGTGGGGCGGCGGATGACGGGTTTCATGCCCTCGCCCCGCGCACGGCACCCGTTGAATCATCTGTTCCGCGCCACCAACTAGGGCGGACGAGGAGAATGGCTTGATGGCGATACCGCAGGATCAATTCGACCGCATCGTGCGCGACCTGCCCGGAATGGGCCGCGATCCTGCTTCGATCCGCCGCCGGATCGAAGCGATGGAGGCGCTGCTGGAGGGGCTGTTCGTCATCCCCGGCACGAAGCGGCGGGTGGGACTGGACAGCCTTGTCGGCCTGGTTCCCGTCGTGGGCGACCTCGCCACCGCCGCCATGGGCGCATGGATCGTCTGGGAAGCGCGCAATCTGGGCATGTCGAAATGGCAGCTGACGCGCATGGCCGCCAATATCGGTTTCGATACGCTGATCGGCGCGATTCCCTTCGCAGGGGACGTGTTCGATTTCTTCTACAAGTCGAATACGAAGAATCTGCGGATCATCCGGCGGCATCTGGACCGGCATCACCCTTCGACGGCGATCATCGACGGATAGGATCAATCGCCCTTGCCGGGCACCTGCGCATGGGGGTCGAGGTCGAGGATCAGGCCGGGCTTGCGCGCAGGCACGAGCGGCGAGGCGGAAGGCCGGGGCATGGCCGGGCCGGGTTCGATGCGGAGAAGCGCACCGCTTTTCGCGCCGGTCTTGCCAACGGGGCAGCGCGCATAGTCCAGCGCCTTGTCCATGCAGACCCAGACCTCCGACAGCCAGTTGCCGCGCGTCGTCCTGACCCGGATCATCTCGGGCCGCAACCGGGGATTGGCGCGGACGAAAGCGTCCGTGAACTGCCCCACGGTCAGGGTATCGCGTCGCGCCAGCGCCGTCATGTCGGGAAAGCGCATCGACTGGTAGAAGGCGCGGGCGAGATCGAAATAAAGCTCCGGCCTGCTCGCCATGCAGCTGCCGTGCTTGGCCCATTCATGCTGGAGAAGCTGGACCGAGGGCGTCATGCAGAGATTCTGGCGGATGACCTCTCGCGGCAGCAGGTCGGCCTTGCGGCAGAAACGGGGCCATGCGGCGCCCGGTCCGTCCGGCCACAGGCCATGGAGGATGAAGCCGAATCGGCCATGGCGGCCCTTGCACTGGAAGGCGCTGTCGCCGCCCCGCGCGGTCGAGCAATATTGCGGCGACCATGACAAGGCGAGCGTATAGCCGCCGATCGGCATGATCCGGCCCGTCTCGCCCCTGTCCGGCAGCACCATGCGCGGGCGCGGCAGTTGCGCGGGCAGGCTGCACTGGACCGCCTGCGCCAGCGCGGCGGCGGGCGCCGTCAGCGCGAGCAGCGCCAGCGCCGCCCTAAGCATAGGCGAAGTCGAGGCCGATGTCGGCGGCCGGAGCGGACTGGGTGAGGCGACCGACGCTGATATAGGTGACGCCGGTTTCCGCCTTCGCCCGGATGGTGTCGAGCGTGACCCCCCCCGACGCTTCGGTAGGCACGCGGCCGCCCACCAGCGTGACGGCTCCGCGCAGGGTGGGCGGGTCCATATTGTCGAGCAGCAGATGCGTGGCTCCGGCGGCGAGCGCGGGTTCGATCTGGTCCACGCGGTCGACCTCCACGATGATGCGCTCGATCCCGGCGGAAGCGGCACGGCGGACGGCTTCCTCCACCGATCCGGCGACGGCGACGTGATTGTCCTTGATCATCGCCGCGTCCCACAGGCCCATGCGATGATTGGTCGCGCCGCCCATGCGGGTCGCGTATTTTTCAAGGACGCGCAGGCCCGGAATGGTCTTGCGCGTGTCGAGCAGCGTCGCGCCGGTGCCCATGATCCGGTCCACATAGGCGCGGGTCATGGTGGCGATGCCGGTGAGGTGCTGGACCGTGTTGAGCGCGGACCGCTCCGCCGTCAGCATGGCGCGGGCCTTGCCCTTCATCCGCAGGATGTCGGTTCCGGCCGGAACGCGGTCGCCGTCCTGGGCCAGGAACATGATCTCCACATCGGGGTCGAGATGGCGGAAGAAGGCGGCGGCGATGGGCAGGCCCGCCAGCGTCACCGGATCGCGGCTGTCCATCACGCCCTCGAACAGCGCGTCGGCGGGGATGACGGCCTCGCTGGTGACATCGCGGGAGTCGGGGCCGAGATCCTCGGCAAGGGTCGAGCGGACGAAGGCGTCGAGGTCGAAGCCGGGCAGGGTGAAGTCGCTCGTCATTTTGTCTCTCCCCCGATTTCGCGCCTCAGGAAAGCGTGGAGCAAGGCCGCGCGCACGGCGTCCTCCGCATGGTCCGCGCCGACCGAATGGCCGCCTTCGCGATATTCGTGATAATAGACAGGATTGCCATAATCCTTGAGCTTCGCGGCCATCTTGCGGGCGTGACCGGGGTGGACGCGGTCGTCCTTGGTCGACAGGTAGAAGAAGGCGGGCGGATATTTCACGCCCTTGCGGACATTCTGATAAGGCGACCATCCAGCCATGAAGGCCCAGTCCTGCGGCTTGTCGGGATCGCCATATTCATCGATCCACGACGCGCCCGCCGACAGGTGGGAATAGCGCTTCATATCCTCCAGCGGGGAACCTGCGATCACCGCGCCATAAAGGTCGGGGCGCTGCGTCATCGCCGCGCCGACCAGCACGCCGCCATTGGAACGGCCGGAAATGGCGATGCGGCCCTTTTCGCTGACGCCGGTCTTCATCAGGTCTTCGGCCACGGCGGTGAGGTCGTCGAAAGCGTTCTGCCGCTTTTCGCGCAGAGCCGCCGCATGCCATGCGGGGCCATATTCGCCGCCACCCCGGATATTGGCGAGGACATAGGCGTTGCCATCCTCCACCCAGAAGAGGCCGAGCGGCCCGGCCCGATAAGGCTCGGTGGTGAGATAGGTCGGCGTCTGCGCGGCGCGGAAACCGCCATAGGCGTGGATCAGCGCCGGGACCGGACCCGCCACGCCCTTCTTCCGGGCGAGGAAATAGGGGATGCGGGTGCCGTCCTTCGATATGGCGAAACGCTGTTCGACGGTGAACCGGCTGGCGTCGAAGCGCGGGGCGAGCTGCTGGACGGTGCGCGCGGGGCCTTCGGGACCGGCCGCCATCAGGCTGGGCGGGGTGAGCATCCCTTCGACCGACGCGAAGATCATGTCGCGCTTGTCCGCCGCGCCGACGAGATGGACGGTCGCCTTGTCGGCGAGCGGGACGGCACGGCGGGTCCACGCGCCGGTCGCCGGATCGCGGGTGAGCGCGAGCAGCGCGCCGGACACATCGTCCAGTTGCTTGACCCAGAGGATATGGTCGGTGGCGCGGACATCCTCGATGACGGCGCGGGCGGTCGGTTCCAGCACGGTTTCGGGCGCGCCCGCCTTCCCCGCCGCCACGTCCGCCAGCGGCCATGCGACCAGGGAACCGGCGGGAATGTCGCCCAGCGGATCGTTCAGGAAAACGATCATCCGCCCACCGATCACCGCGCGCAGTTCGGCACTTTCGGGCACGGGCGTCCTGACGAGGCGGCCGCCCTCCCCCTCCAGCCACAGTTCGGCAGTGTAGAAGCTGAGCGCGCGGTTGAGGAAGGTCCAGCGCCTGTCGCCATCCTGTTCGACGCGGGGAGCGAGCGTCATGTCGCCGACCGCCCCTTCCTTGACGATCGTCGCAGAGGCGAGCGGCGTACCGCGCTGCCAGCGCTTGACGATGCGCGGATAACCCGATGCGGTGAGGCTGCCCGCGCCATAATCGGTGGCCACCAGCAGCGTATCCTTGTCCACCCAGGCGACGTCGCTCTTGGCTTCGGGGACGGTGAAGCCGCCGCTCACGAACCGGCCGGTGGCAAGGTCGAACTCGCGCACCACGTCCGCGTCGGTGCCGCCGGGGCTGAGCGATATGAGGCAGCGGGTGTAATCGGGGGCAAGGCAGTCGGCTTCGTGCCAGACCCAGCTCTTGCCCTCCGCCTTGCCGAGCGCGTCCACGTCGATCACGGTCTTCCAGACCGGCTTGCCCGCGAGGTAGGAGGCAAGATCGGTCGAGCGCCAGAGGCCGCGCGGGTTCTTCGCATCGCGCCAGAGGTTCATGACGCGATCGCCCAGCACCTGATCGGGCAGCGCGATCTGGCTTTCGTCGTCGAGGATCGCGCGGGCGCGGGCGCGGTCCCGTTCGAAGGCAGGATCGGCGCGCAGCAGGCGGTCGGTGTCCGCATTCCACCTTTCGACCTGCGCTATGGCCCTGGGGCCTTCGATGTCCTCCAGCCAGAGATAGGGGTCGGCGGGCGCGGCGGCGATCAGGGCGGGCGAAAGAAGCGCGGCGAGCGTCAGGGCGCTCGAACGAAGCATGACAGGCAGCTTTTTCATGGACCGAGGCGATAAGCGATCCCGCCGCGTCGCGCCAGTATGCAGCATCGCTAAAGCAGCGATCCGACCATCCGGGCGATATTCTCCGCGATCTTGCGCGGGAAGGGACGGGCGCGCCATGCGACGCGCTCGATCTCGTCGCTATGGGTCAGCCATTCGCGCTGCACGGCTTCCACCGCCGCGACCGATGGCGGGTCGAACAGGAGGAGGCTGGCTTCCTCGTTCAACTGGAAGGAGCGCAGG
This genomic window from Sphingobium cloacae contains:
- a CDS encoding prolyl oligopeptidase family serine peptidase; this encodes MKKLPVMLRSSALTLAALLSPALIAAAPADPYLWLEDIEGPRAIAQVERWNADTDRLLRADPAFERDRARARAILDDESQIALPDQVLGDRVMNLWRDAKNPRGLWRSTDLASYLAGKPVWKTVIDVDALGKAEGKSWVWHEADCLAPDYTRCLISLSPGGTDADVVREFDLATGRFVSGGFTVPEAKSDVAWVDKDTLLVATDYGAGSLTASGYPRIVKRWQRGTPLASATIVKEGAVGDMTLAPRVEQDGDRRWTFLNRALSFYTAELWLEGEGGRLVRTPVPESAELRAVIGGRMIVFLNDPLGDIPAGSLVAWPLADVAAGKAGAPETVLEPTARAVIEDVRATDHILWVKQLDDVSGALLALTRDPATGAWTRRAVPLADKATVHLVGAADKRDMIFASVEGMLTPPSLMAAGPEGPARTVQQLAPRFDASRFTVEQRFAISKDGTRIPYFLARKKGVAGPVPALIHAYGGFRAAQTPTYLTTEPYRAGPLGLFWVEDGNAYVLANIRGGGEYGPAWHAAALREKRQNAFDDLTAVAEDLMKTGVSEKGRIAISGRSNGGVLVGAAMTQRPDLYGAVIAGSPLEDMKRYSHLSAGASWIDEYGDPDKPQDWAFMAGWSPYQNVRKGVKYPPAFFYLSTKDDRVHPGHARKMAAKLKDYGNPVYYHEYREGGHSVGADHAEDAVRAALLHAFLRREIGGETK